In the Nocardioides marmotae genome, AGCACGTCGGCGTAGAACTCCCGCCACGCCAGCTCCTTGCGGTACGTCGCCGCGCCGGTGCTCCGCCTCCGCGCGAGATCGCCGAGCAGCTGCCGCGGGTGCACCTCGCCCCACTTCAGGTGCACCGACATCCGCGAGGTCCCGTCGGTGCCCGGCAGGTCGCGCTGCTCGTCGTAGTCGTCGATGCCCTGGTCGAGGAACGCCCGCCACCGCTCGGCGGTCGCGTCCTCGCCCGCCGCGGGCAGCTCCAGCCCGTCGGGCGGGTCGACCTCGGGGAGCCCGACGGTGCCCTCGTCGAGCGCCAGCCAGTCCGCGTGCGCCGGGGCGTCCTGCGGCGCCGGCCGGTCCTGCTGGGCCCAGACGCGGTGGAAGGGGGTGAAGACCCGGTAGTGGTCGCCCGAGCCGCTGGTCACCGTGCCCGGGGGCACGGCGTAGGGCGAGCCGGTGCGCACGAGCTCGACCCCGTCGGCGGCCAGCGCCTGCTCGACGGCCGCGTCCCGCTCGCGGCCGTAGGGGCCGAAGTCGGCCGCGACGTGGACCCGCTCGGCGCCGGCCGCGCGGGCGGCGAGCGGCACGCGACGTACCGGGTCGCCCTCCCCGACCTGCAGGCCGGGGGCTCCGAGGCCGCGCAGGGCGGCGTCGAGCGAGCGGAGCGACGCGGCGAGGTAGGCCCGGCGGGTCGGGCCGGCGGGGCCCCACAGGCGGGGGTCGAGGACGAACAGCGGGAGCACCGCGCCGTCCGCGCACGCCTCGAGCAGGGCGGGGTTGTCGCGCAGGCGCAGGTCGCGGCGGAACCACATCACACTGGACACGGGTGCCCGGTGCCCAGCCGGATGCCGCTCCAGGGCCCATGGGACACAATGACCGGCGTGAGCGACCTGATCGACACCACCGAGATGTACCTCCGGACCATCTATGAGCTGGTCGAGGAAGGGATCGTCCCGCTGCGTGCCCGGATCGCCGAGCGGCTGCACCAGAGCGGGCCGACGGTCTCCCAGACCGTGGCCCGGATGGAGCGCGACGGTCTGGTGACCGTCGAGGGCGACCGGCACCTCGAGCTCACCGACGAGGGCCGGCGGCTCGCGGTCCGGGTGATGCGCAAGCACCGGCTGGCCGAGCGGCTGCTGACCGACGTCATCGGGCTGGAGTGGGAGCTGGTCCACGAGGAGGCGTGCCGCTGGGAGCACGTCATGTCCGAGACCGTCGAGCGCCGCCTGCTGGAGCTGCTCGACCACCCCACGGAGTCGCCGTACGGCAACCCGATCCCCGGCCTGGCCGAGCTCGGCCAGGAGCCGGCGCCCGAGGGCTTCATGGAGGGCGTCGAGCCGCTGTCGAAGGCCGCGGGCTTCGACGAGGGCCGCGTGCTCGTGCGCCGCATCTCCGAGGAGATGCAGAAGGACGAGGTCCTGATGAGCGCCCTGCGGCGGGTCGGCGCGCTGCCCGACAAGACCGTCACCGTGGTCGCGACCGAGGAGGGCGTGCTCGTCGGCTCCGGCGGGGAGACCGCCGAGATCGTCCCCGAGGCGGCCAACCACATCTTCGTCCGCCGCCTCTGAGGGCTCACCCGGGCGGCCGGGCTCCGGGGAGGGCTGCGCCGCGTCGCTCGACCAGGGCGCTGAGCAGCTCGCTGCACCCCACGTCGAGGGTGTACGTCGCCAGGTCGTCGCCGCGGGTCGCGCCCCGGTTGACGATGACGACCGGCGTGCCGTTGCGGGCCGCGCGGCGGACGAACCGCAGCCCGCTCATCACCGTCAGGCTCGAGCCGGCCACCAGCAGCGTCCCGCCGGTGGCCGCCAACGCGTCGACGGCCGCGTAGCAGCGCTCGACGCGGTCGGGCGGGACGTTCTCGCCGAAGAAGACCACGTGCGGCTTGAGCACCCCGCCGCACGCCTCGCAGTCGGGGACCACGAAGTCCGCGAGCACCGCGGGGTCGTCGAGCTCGACGTCGCCGTCGGGGTTGACCGCGACCGCGGCGTGCCGCTCGGTGAAGCCGGGGTTGGCCTCCGTCATCCGCTCGTGCAGCGCCGCCCGGTCCGAGACCGCCCGGCACTCCAGGCAGACCACCTCGGCGATCCGGCCGTGCAGCGCGACGACCGCGCGCTGGCCGGCCCGCTCGTGCAGGCCGTCGACGTTCTGGGTGATGAGCAGCTCGGGGTCGAGCGCCACGAGCGCGCGGTGGCCGGGGTTCGGCTCGGCGTGGCGCATCCGCCCCCAGCCCAGGTGGCTGCGGGCCCAGTAGCGCTGCCGGGCGGCCGGGCCGGAGACGAACTCCCCGTAGAGCATCGGCGTCCGCGGCGGCCGGCCCGGCCCGCGGTAGTCCGGGATGCCGGAGTCGGTCGAGAGGCCGGCCCCGGTCAGCACGACGAGCGGGCCGGTGGCCAGCAGGTCCAGCGCGGGGTCCAGCGCGGGGTCCAGCGCGGGGTCCAGCGCCGGCGCGAGGGCGGCCGGCGCGGCGGCGTACGTCTCGGTCACCGTGCGTAGCGGAGCGCGGCCCGGGCGCGGGCCTTCTCCGCCTCCACCTCGCGGTCCTTGGGCGGCGCGGTGGTCACCAGGTCGTCGAGCAGGTGCTGGGTGACGTGGGCGATCTCGGCCACGGCGCGGTCGAAGGCCGCCTGGTTGGCCTGGGAGGGCTTGGTGGTGCCGCTGACCTTGCGGACGTACTGCAGGGCCGCCGCGGTGACCTCGTCGCCGGTGGCGGGCGGCTCGAAGTTGTGAAGGGGGCGGATGTTGCGGCACATGCCTCCAGCGTACGTTTCCGCCATGGCCAGCGACCGCGCTTCCGAGCGCCCCTTCGACCTCGTCCTGCTCGGCGCGACCGGCTTCACCGGGGGGCTCACCGCCGAGTACCTCGCCGAGCACGCCCCGGCCGGCCTGCGCTGGGCGATCGCCGGGCGCAACGCCGACAAGCTCGCCCGGGTCCGCGACCGGCTGGCGCGCATCGACGCCTCGCTCGCCGAGCTGCCGCTGCTGACCGCGGACAGCGCCGACCCGGCCTCGCTGGCCGAGCTCGCCGGCAGGGCCCGCGTCGTGGCCACCACCGTCGGCCCCTACCTCACCCACGGCGAGCCGCTGGTGGCCGCGTGCGCGGAGGCCGGCACCGACTACCTCGACCTCACCGGCGAGCCGGAGTTCGTCGACCGGATGTTCACCGCCCACCACGAGACCGCCCAGCGCACCGGTGCGCGGATCGTCCACGCCTGCGGCTTCGACTCCATCCCGCACGACCTGGGCGCGTACTTCACCGTCCAGCAGCTCGCCCCCGTCGACGGCCCGCTCACCCTGCGCGGCGTCGTCCGCGGCGGCGGCACCGTCTCGGGCGGCACGTTCCACTCCGCGATGACCCAGTTCTCCCGCGCCCGGCAGATGCGGGCCGCCTCCTCCGAGCGCCGCGCGCTGGAGAAGCGGCTGGGCCAGCGCCCCGAGGGCCGCTCCTCGCGGGCGGTCGCCGCCAAGCCCGGCAAGGACCCGGTCACCGGCTACTGGCTGCTGCCGCTGCCGACGGTCGACCCGTTCATCATCGCGCGCAGCGGCGACGCGCTCGCGGCGTACGGGCCGAAGTTCCGCTACTCCCACTTCGCCGGCACCAAGACCCTGCGGTACGCCGCCGGGGGCGCC is a window encoding:
- a CDS encoding cryptochrome/photolyase family protein — translated: MSSVMWFRRDLRLRDNPALLEACADGAVLPLFVLDPRLWGPAGPTRRAYLAASLRSLDAALRGLGAPGLQVGEGDPVRRVPLAARAAGAERVHVAADFGPYGRERDAAVEQALAADGVELVRTGSPYAVPPGTVTSGSGDHYRVFTPFHRVWAQQDRPAPQDAPAHADWLALDEGTVGLPEVDPPDGLELPAAGEDATAERWRAFLDQGIDDYDEQRDLPGTDGTSRMSVHLKWGEVHPRQLLGDLARRRSTGAATYRKELAWREFYADVLWRQPRTAREYYKTQYARLDYDEPGALFEAWQEGRTGFPVVDAGMRQLRSVGWMHNRVRMITASFLVKDLHVEWQHGARHFLHWLSDGDLASNNHGWQWVAGSGTDPSPFFRVFNPTGQGRRFDPEGAYVRRWVAELADPERVPDPHEPSGEVRAAVGYPEPIVDHAAERREALARWERIR
- a CDS encoding metal-dependent transcriptional regulator — translated: MSDLIDTTEMYLRTIYELVEEGIVPLRARIAERLHQSGPTVSQTVARMERDGLVTVEGDRHLELTDEGRRLAVRVMRKHRLAERLLTDVIGLEWELVHEEACRWEHVMSETVERRLLELLDHPTESPYGNPIPGLAELGQEPAPEGFMEGVEPLSKAAGFDEGRVLVRRISEEMQKDEVLMSALRRVGALPDKTVTVVATEEGVLVGSGGETAEIVPEAANHIFVRRL
- a CDS encoding Sir2 family NAD-dependent protein deacetylase, with translation MTETYAAAPAALAPALDPALDPALDPALDLLATGPLVVLTGAGLSTDSGIPDYRGPGRPPRTPMLYGEFVSGPAARQRYWARSHLGWGRMRHAEPNPGHRALVALDPELLITQNVDGLHERAGQRAVVALHGRIAEVVCLECRAVSDRAALHERMTEANPGFTERHAAVAVNPDGDVELDDPAVLADFVVPDCEACGGVLKPHVVFFGENVPPDRVERCYAAVDALAATGGTLLVAGSSLTVMSGLRFVRRAARNGTPVVIVNRGATRGDDLATYTLDVGCSELLSALVERRGAALPGARPPG
- a CDS encoding DUF2277 domain-containing protein; the encoded protein is MCRNIRPLHNFEPPATGDEVTAAALQYVRKVSGTTKPSQANQAAFDRAVAEIAHVTQHLLDDLVTTAPPKDREVEAEKARARAALRYAR
- a CDS encoding saccharopine dehydrogenase family protein; this translates as MASDRASERPFDLVLLGATGFTGGLTAEYLAEHAPAGLRWAIAGRNADKLARVRDRLARIDASLAELPLLTADSADPASLAELAGRARVVATTVGPYLTHGEPLVAACAEAGTDYLDLTGEPEFVDRMFTAHHETAQRTGARIVHACGFDSIPHDLGAYFTVQQLAPVDGPLTLRGVVRGGGTVSGGTFHSAMTQFSRARQMRAASSERRALEKRLGQRPEGRSSRAVAAKPGKDPVTGYWLLPLPTVDPFIIARSGDALAAYGPKFRYSHFAGTKTLRYAAGGAAGVTALTLAAQVGPVRNALLGRIKQGEGPDEARRAKSWFTVDFVGETGGRTIHTRVSGGDPGYGETAKMLAESAMCLALDDNPPTSGSVTTAAAMGDHLLARLQSAGMRFEVLD